ACCCAAGAGCACCGCTTGGTCTACAAGGTGAAAGATGACCGTGTGCTTTTCGCCCAAGCACGCTATCACTACTGATCTAACTTTTGCGAATCCAACACGTTATCGGGCTCCCGCTCGCCTGCACGGATTACGCCGGAGCAGTGGCGTGGGTTTTGGAGAAAGCGGCGGCTGGGGAGGTCGTTGCGGTGGAAGCCGCGAATACCCACGTGGCCGCACTCGCCCGTTCGGATGCCGCCTTCGGTGAATCGATGCGTCAGTTCGACCTGATCGTGCCGGACGGCATGCCGCTGGTCTGGTCCCTCAATGCGGCTTTGCCAGAGGGGGAGAAGCTCAAGGACCGGGTCTACGGCCCGACCCTGATGCTGGAGACCCTGAAGGCCACAGCGGGTCGCTCCGGATTCCGCCACTTCCTCCTCGGTGGTAAGGAGTCCACGCTGGAGAAGCTGGAGCGGAACTTCGCCGAGCGCTTCCCTGGCGTTGCGATCGCGGGGACCTATTCGCCGCCCTTCGGCGAGTGGTCGGCGGAGGAGTTCGATAAGATCTGCGGCCTGATCCGGGATTCCGGGGCCAATCTGGTCTGGGTCGGCCTCGGCTGCCCCAAGCAGGAACATTGGATCGCCCGCCATAAGGACCGTCTCCCCCCCGGTGTCTACTTCGGCATCGGCGCGGCCTTCGCCTTCCACGCGGGAGAGGTGTCCCAAGCCCCGGCCATCCTGCAGAGCTTCGGTCTGGAATGGGCCTATCGCATCGCCGCGGAACCCCGCCGCCTCTTCCGTCGCTACTTTGCCTACAACTCGCTTTTCATCTGGTACAGCCTGCTTGACCGGATGAAGGACCGGTCTTGATTCTGGTCGCCCGCCCGCCGATTCCCTGCTACTTTCCCATGACCATGTCCAACATTCACCCGCACGCCACGCTGCCTCGCCACGACAAGGAAACCCTGCTCGGTCAGCAGGGCGTGGTGCTTTGGTTCTGCGGGCTTTCCGGCTCGGGTAAATCGACCATCGCCGGTGCCGTGGAGCGTGTTCTGCACCAGCAAGGCCGCCTCACCATCCGCTTGGATGGGGACAACCTGCGCACCGGGCTGAATGGAAATCTGGGCTTTAGCGATGACGATCGCTTGGAGAACATCCGGCGCACCGCGGAGATGGCGAAGATTCTGGCTCAGAATGGCGTGATCGTCCTCTGCTCCCTGATCACGCCGCGCGGCATGCATCGTGATCTGGCCCGCGGCATTCTCGGCGAGGACTTCGTGGAGATTTACGTGAAGGCCAGCTTCGCCGCCTGCGAGGCCCGCGATGTGAAGGGGCTATACGCCAAGGCAGCGAAAGGGGAGGTGGCCCACTTCACGGGCCGAGACAGCAGCTTTGAAGAGCCGCAGAACGCGGATCTGACGCTCGATACCGAGCGCCTCAGCGTGGAAGACGCCGTTTCTGAAGTTACAGGATTTTTAGCCGAGCGGACTGCTGTGGTCGTCTGAGTCGTCTGGTCATGCGAGCTCCCCTCGATTCTGCTAAGATTGAATCCTTCATGCGTTCGCTCGGGAAGCGGACGTGGGGTGCTGGAACGATTTATCTGACAGGCGGTGCGACTGCCCTGCTGCACGGCTGGCGACCCTCCACGATCGATATCGACCTTAAAGCGGATCCCGAGCCTTCGGGATGGTTCGAGGCTTTGGCTTTCTTGAAAGACGACCTATCGGTGAATGTTGAATTGGCATCGCCGGATCAGTTCATTCCCGCGTTGCCGGGATGGCGCGAGCGATCTCCTTTTATCGTCAGGCACGGCAGTCTGGATTTTCATCATTACGATCTCTACAGTCAGGCCCTCGCAAAACTGGAGCGTGGGCACACCAGAGATGTTGTGGATGTGACGGCAATGCGTGAATCCGGCTTGATCAATTCCGACAGGTTGCTGGACCTTTTTCTTCGGATTGAGCCGGATTTGATACGCTATCCCTCACTGGACCCCCGGTCGTTCCGGGCCTCGGTAACCCGCTTTGTTGAAGCGTCATGAGCTCTGGAGATCCCACGCTTCTCTCGGGGCTTCCCGGCAGTGATCGGATCCAGCAGGGCCTGTTGGATCACGCCGCAGGTCGCAAAGGGGTCAACGCGTGTTTGGTAAGGATTGCCGCCCCGCGTCTGGCACGGGCCGGTATGATCTCACCTCCCACGGGGAAGGACATTACCGCTGAGCTCGAGTTGTACCAAATGCTTCAAGATGAACCCGGCGACGCATACTCGCGCTACAATTCGATTCTTCGCGAACTCGTTAGTTTTGAGCGCGCCTTGGATCACCGGATGTCACGTTCCAGCTAATCATTACTAAGTTACTTAAATAAGTAATTATTGCTTGCCACCGGCAGCGGGCGGCGGCTTTCCTCCCGCCCTCCGCCACGAGGCGGGCTCCCTGTTCCCACCGACCCAAGATCCATCCCGTGCCGAACTATCAGCTCTCTCATCTCGATCAGATCGAAGCCGAAGCGATCTTCATCCTCCGTGAAACGGCCGCCCAGTTCCAGAACCCGGGCCTCCTCTTCTCCGGCGGCAAGGACTCGATCGTGATGGCTTGGATCGCCCGCAAGGCCTTCCACCCGGCCCGCATGCCTTTCCCTCTCCTCCACATCGACACGGGGCACAATTTCCCGGAAACGATCACCTACCGCGACGAGTTCGCCGAGAAGTTGGGTGCCCGCCTGATCGTCGGTTCGGTGCAGAAGTCGATCGATGAAGGCCGCGTGGTCGAAGAAAAGGGCCCGAACGCCTCCCGCAACCGAGCGCAAACGACCACCCTGCTCGACACCATTGCCGAGTACCAGTTCGACGCCCTCCTCGGTGGCGGTCGTCGCGACGAGGAGAAGGCCCGCGCCAAGGAGCGCTTCTTCTCCCACCGCGATGACTTCGGCCAGTGGGACCCGAAGAATCAGCGCCCCGAGCTCTGGAACGTCTTCAACGGCCGCAAGCATTCCGGCGAACACTTCCGCGTCTTCCCGCTGTCGAACTTCACCGAGATGGACATCTGGATGTACATGCAGCGCGAGGGCATCGTCCTGCCGAGCCTCTATTACGCCCACACCCGCGACGTCGTGGTCCGCAACAACACGATCCTCGCCGTCTCCGAGTTCGTGCAACCCCGCGAGGGCGAGGTGGTGGAAAGCAAGACCATCCGCTTCCGCACGATGGGTGACGCCACGATTACCGGTGCCGTGGAATCCACTGCGGACACAATGGACAAGATCATCGAGGAAGTCGCCGCCGCCCGCCAGACCGAGCGTGGCAACCGCGCCGACGACAAGCGCTCCGAAACCGCCATGGAAGACCGCAAGAAGGAAGGATACTTCTAAATCGCTGCGCTCCAGATGGCAGATGGAAGATCGCACATCGTCGATTCTCCCGCCATCTACCATCCACCATCTTCTATCTCCCATCTTCTGCCTTTCCATGGATCTTCTTCGTTTCACCACCGCCGGCTCCGTCGATGACGGCAAGTCCACCCTGATCGGCCGCCTTCTTTACGATTCCAAGTCCATCTTCGAGGACCAGCTCGAAGCCATTGAGGAAACCTCGAAGCGCCGTGGCGATGGTCACGTGGACCTCGCGCTCCTCACCGACGGTCTGAAGGCCGAGCGCGAACAGGGTATCACCATCGACGTGGCCTACCGCTACTTTGCCACGCCGAAGCGCAAGTTCATCATCGCGGACACTCCGGGTCACATCCAGTACACCCGTAACATGGTGACCGGTGCCTCGACCGCGAACCTCGCGATTATCCTGGTGGATGCCCGCAAGGGCGTGATCGAACAGACCAAGCGCCACAGCTTCATCGCCAACCTCCTCCGCATCCAGCACGTGGTGGTGGCGGTGAACAAGATGGACCTCGTGGACTACTCTGAGGAGGTCTACAACCAGATCATCAAGGACTATCAGGAGTTCGCTTCGCGCCTCGACAACATCGT
The genomic region above belongs to Luteolibacter rhizosphaerae and contains:
- the cysD gene encoding sulfate adenylyltransferase subunit CysD: MPNYQLSHLDQIEAEAIFILRETAAQFQNPGLLFSGGKDSIVMAWIARKAFHPARMPFPLLHIDTGHNFPETITYRDEFAEKLGARLIVGSVQKSIDEGRVVEEKGPNASRNRAQTTTLLDTIAEYQFDALLGGGRRDEEKARAKERFFSHRDDFGQWDPKNQRPELWNVFNGRKHSGEHFRVFPLSNFTEMDIWMYMQREGIVLPSLYYAHTRDVVVRNNTILAVSEFVQPREGEVVESKTIRFRTMGDATITGAVESTADTMDKIIEEVAAARQTERGNRADDKRSETAMEDRKKEGYF
- a CDS encoding DUF6036 family nucleotidyltransferase, with the translated sequence MRAPLDSAKIESFMRSLGKRTWGAGTIYLTGGATALLHGWRPSTIDIDLKADPEPSGWFEALAFLKDDLSVNVELASPDQFIPALPGWRERSPFIVRHGSLDFHHYDLYSQALAKLERGHTRDVVDVTAMRESGLINSDRLLDLFLRIEPDLIRYPSLDPRSFRASVTRFVEAS
- a CDS encoding WecB/TagA/CpsF family glycosyltransferase, yielding MRIQHVIGLPLACTDYAGAVAWVLEKAAAGEVVAVEAANTHVAALARSDAAFGESMRQFDLIVPDGMPLVWSLNAALPEGEKLKDRVYGPTLMLETLKATAGRSGFRHFLLGGKESTLEKLERNFAERFPGVAIAGTYSPPFGEWSAEEFDKICGLIRDSGANLVWVGLGCPKQEHWIARHKDRLPPGVYFGIGAAFAFHAGEVSQAPAILQSFGLEWAYRIAAEPRRLFRRYFAYNSLFIWYSLLDRMKDRS
- the cysC gene encoding adenylyl-sulfate kinase is translated as MTMSNIHPHATLPRHDKETLLGQQGVVLWFCGLSGSGKSTIAGAVERVLHQQGRLTIRLDGDNLRTGLNGNLGFSDDDRLENIRRTAEMAKILAQNGVIVLCSLITPRGMHRDLARGILGEDFVEIYVKASFAACEARDVKGLYAKAAKGEVAHFTGRDSSFEEPQNADLTLDTERLSVEDAVSEVTGFLAERTAVVV